Within Balearica regulorum gibbericeps isolate bBalReg1 chromosome 10, bBalReg1.pri, whole genome shotgun sequence, the genomic segment CCACCTGGCCCCGCAGCTCTGGCATGGCAGGGCTCTGGGGGTCCCATGGGGTGAGTCCCCCAggcacaggcactgcagcagcagccgtgTCCCCTTTTCCTCACCCTCCGGCCTTGCTTGGCTGGGCTTTGCAGGAGCAGATGAGGCAGGGGGACGGCGGAGAGCGCTTTCACCCTGGCACCCCTCCAGGCAGGGAGAGGACCAAGCAGGCAGGGACGGGTCCTTGGGGACATCGGGATGCTCGGCAGCTTCGATCTGGGTCCCAGAACTTGCCCACacctctcctgccttcccagcaCAGGTGGAGGGGGTGGCGGCATCCTGGGGAGCCCCGGGGTCCCGAGGGGCTGTCCCCGAGCAGCCGGCCAGGTCGCTGGGTGCATGGGGAGGACACGGGACACAGTCGCCTTTTGTTGGTGCCGGCCCCAGGAGCAGGGACTGAGGCTTTGCGTCCCCTCCCTCCGCCCCCGCTGCCGGCAGGACTGGCGCCCGGCACTGGGGATTTGGGGTTTAAAGAGCAGGCGGCAGCCACAGCCCCAGCTCACCAGCCAGGCGAGGAGCCGGGCGAGCTCCAGCAGAGCCCACGCACCGCAGCAGGTGAGACAGCGGCCGTGGGGCATCGGGCTGCCCCACCaaagggggctgcagggtcAGGGGGCCGGGGCGGTGGAGCTCCCTGGGGGGATGCCAGGTCCCTGTCTCCCCTAGGTGGGTCCTGGGTACCAGCAGGCTCGGACACGGTCTTGAGAAGGAAGCGGGGCCATCGTCACATGTGCGCTGCCTCCTTGTCCCCATCACCCTGGGTCTGAGTGGGGACCCCCTGAGCCCTGTCCCAGCTGGGGCAGCTGTGGAGCACTGCCATGCTGGGGGGTTTCCCAAGTGATGCCCCTTCCCCAGGGTGCTGGTTTCTGGGAAAGGGGGGTTCATTTGGTGCCCTCCCACCCACAGCTCCTCCACTGCACTTGCTGGCTCGGCCCTGGGTAGGGCCTGCCCTGGCTGGCACCTGGGCGAGCTCTGAGCCGTTTGGGGAAGAGGGAAGCCCATCGCTGGGcatggggctgggcaggagcggGAGCTGGGCCAGCAGACAAGGCCCTATTGTGCCTCGCCGGGGCCGCCGGCTCGCCTGTCAATAGCCGCATTATGCTCGGCGGCGGCCCCCCCAGCCTTCCCAGCCGCCGCGGCTCTGCGGGAGCACCGTGGGAGGCGATCTGAAGTGGCTGTTGTGTTGGGGGGCCAGGGtgagaggaggagggtgggCAGGGTGCCTGGACCCCTCTGCCACTGCCCAGCTGGGCGCTGCTGGGCGCCGTGCTGGTGGGATGCTGTGCTCCCTGCTGCCACCGGCTTTGGGGGAAAGATGCCCTGGGTGGGGAGCAAGCAGGCTCGGGGGGCACCCGGGCACTCCTGTCCCCGCTCCCCTGCCCTCACCGTCCTGCCAGGCGTCGCCCATGCCTAGGGTGGCCATGGCTGGGCCGCATCGCTGGGtgctgccccggggcagggacAAGCAAGTGGGCAGCGAGGGCTGACATCAGCCCCGGGTGTGGATGCAGCCgggccagcaggagcagatgaATGGTCCAGATGCTTCCTGGCTAGACACGCCCCAGCTAAAATTACTGACCCCGTGGCAGGGACACCAGCCTATTTTTAAAGCCCGGAGGAGCTGGATGCCACCAGTCGGTGTGGCGCAGGGCAGGGCCGGAGGGTctggggcagggcagcaggcGATGGGGATCAGCCAGCGTCTCTTCTGCCCTCCCACCGGGATGGGGAGAAGGCTGGGTCAGTGGCAGAAAGCCTGCATGCTGTGTCCCATGCACCGTGGCTCCACTGAGACTCCTGCCCCACTGGGATGGTTTCGAGGAGCTTCAAGCTCAGCAGTTTTCTGTGCACATGACGCAGCCCCTCTGCCTGTCCCAGACCCTGGCTGCCAGTGGCCACAAAGCTGAGGGCGGCAGGGTGGGATTCTAGAAGCCCAGGATCCCTCCCTTTTCCCAAAAGCCATTGTGCTGCACCGGGAGGATGGATGCCTCTTTCTTTATCACCACCCCAAAGGTTCACTGTGCACCCCACGGCTCGGTCCCACAGCAGGGACACCTGATGATGGCACCCCAGATGTGCTCAGGCACTGGggtgcacccagcaccccacgTGCCCTGGGCAAGCCAGCTCAGCCCGGCACGGGGTGGGGACAATTAAAAAAGGATTAGCTGGGCTACACTGGCATGGTGCTGCCGGGAGCCGGTACCTAATCCTGGCAGGAATGTGCCGGGGCCACGCGGGTCCCTGCTGCGGGGGTCTTGCACCAGTGTGCTGTGATGGGGGGTGGATGTAGGGTCAGGGGGCTGTATCCATAGATGGTGTGCGAGCCCTGAGCTGGTGTCCCTCCAGGACATCACCACCACACCACACTACAAGGATGTAGCTGGCTTGCGTGCGTTTGCTTGCCACCAGCCAAGCCCTGGTGCTGGCACGCTTGGGACCCTGTGGGCTCTGTTCCCTGCCTGGCACATTGTCCCCTTGCACCAGGGATCTGGTGGCCACCTGAGGCCTGATGCCAACCCATGGCCTGACACCATGTCCCACAGGGACACGCAGCCTCTTCCCTGCCTTGGTGCACAGCCGAGCCAAGCGTGCCAGTGAGGGGACACCGGCAGTGTTTGTTGCACGGCAGGGTTCACCTTGTCCCCCTGGAAAAGCCATAGGCTGTGGTGGGGAGCGGAGCTTGGGACAAGGAGCCAGCCTGGCCAGGGATGGAGGAGCCACACAGGCAGCCAATAAGGGGTCCTGTACCAGGGGGGGACTCCCAAAGGAGCCCTAAAGCCACGTCTTTGGTGCCATCACAAACCACTGAGGGCTTTTTGGGGTACCCAGGCCCAGGAGGTACCAGCTCATGGAGGGAATCCCCATTCCCAAGCGATGGGTGCAGGCTGGGGTGAGAatgcctctcctccctcctgtcCCCCCGGCAAGCCGGCAGTGTCACCAGGAGTGCTGGCAAAGGCCACCCTGCTTGCACAAGCACCTCTCTTGGCTGGGGAGTAGGGCTGAGCCAAGCCCAGGTGGCACGGGGACACCTATGACACCAGTTGGCACGATGCAGCTCACCTTGTTCCCCTGGGTTTTGGCCAGCCGCAGCCTTGATGCCTCCAccagggcagagggatggaCCCCACCCCCCAGGGAGACAGGGGGCCACCCTGCAGCCACCTCGCTCTGGGTCACCCCACAGGTCTCCCAGCAAGGTACTGCTCCTGCTTGGGGTGCAGGATGTGTCCCCATCCTGGTGGCTAGCAGATGCCCATCCTGGCCCGTCTCGCTCTGTGCGGGCTCTCCAGCAGCCACTGGTCCTGGTGACCCATGGCGCGGATCCATCCCACGCCACGCTGGCGCACAGGAGGTGCGGGAGCCGTTGGCCACTGCCtgccaccccaccacccccggGAGCCCTGCGGAGGTGGAGAGGAGCCGTTTCCTACCGCAAACACCGCTGGGGGCTCCGGTGCCGCCAGCAGAGCTACTGATGCTCGCCAGGCTCGGAAGCGCCAGGGGAGATTTGGCCGAGGCAGCGATCCCCAGGCACGGATCCACCATCGGCAGGGAAGGGATCAAAGAGCGAAGGTGCCAGCACCTGCTCATGCCGCCAGCGGTGACACCCCCGCGCTGGTGGGGAGCCAGGCCACCAGCACCTGACTGCACCGCGCTCCGCGGGCCTGGCAGTGAGTGCGGGGATGAGGACGGGATGCTGGTGGCGATGCCTGTTCCAGCTGGGGACCGTCCCTGCGTCAGTGCCCGGCAGCTTTGGCGCTTGCCGGGAACACCCGTCGGAGTGGGAAGGGGTGGCCGGCAGGCGACGTGGCGCATCCCTCCCGCACCGTTTTTTCCGGGATGGAAGCCCAGCCCTTCTGACGCCTGATGGTTTCTCCAGGCGGAGCCACTGCGGGCGAGGTCCCCGCagggctctggggctggggtgATGGTGACACCACCCGGCCACCTCGCCACGTCTGCCGGGAGCGGCACCCGGGGGAAAGGTCCCAGCTGGgtggagggaaactgaggcacggtgCTGCACAGCAAGGGAAGGTGCCCACTGTGCAGGGTTGGGGGCCACCCAGCCCAAAGTCCTGCCGTGACGCCCGGGCAAAGTCTTTCAGCAGAGTAACCCCTGCCGTACCAGTGCCAGCAGCTCCCCTGCCACCCATCCCCTCATAGTCCCCGTCCCCCTCGCTGCCCGGGATGCTGGGCTGGAGCTTGGCACCGTGGTGCGAGCGGGAGGGGAAtgggtggtggtgctggggcagagggtgCTGCCAGCCTGCCGGCACGCCAGTGCACCCGGGCCGGCAGCAGGAGGGTTACCGGCAGTGAGACGGAAGGGCATTGCCTGGGCACTCTGCCTGGCACGGctcttcctgcctgctcctggcctgcctgtgcctgcctACATGGCTCCCACTGCCTGCTGAACccactgcctgcctgcaccagcAGTCTACCTGCACCTGCACCTGACCTGCCTGCGCCCACTGCCAGGTTGCCGGCACCTGCTGCCAGCCTGTGCGTGCTGCCGGCCTGCCTGTACCCGCTGCCGGCTTGCCTGCACCTGCTGCTGGCCTGCCAGCACTCACTGCCGGCCCACCTGCACCCGTTGCCTGCTGGCacccgctgcctgcctgcaccccgcCTCCCCACTTACCCTGCACGTGCCTGCAcccgctgctgcctgcacccgctgcctgtctgcctgcaccccctgccTCCTCACTCATGCTGGACCTGCCTTCCCGGACGCCCGCACCCGCAGGTAGGGACAGCCAGGGGCGTGGGGGGGACAAGGCAGGGGGTGGCCCCAAGCCCTGCTCGCCACCGCGTGCGTGGCCCCGCTGCCAGCACCGCTCGGCACTTGCTATTCTTGGCAGCGGCAGCTGGAAAATGGGAGGCAGCGGAGGAATTTTGTTTGCTCCGGGCTGGGCCTGGGCCAGACATCTGGACTGCAGCTGAGCGGGGCGCAGGACCGGCCCACCACCACCCCCGCCGTGGCCCCCAGTGCCCGCCGGCAtggccccagcacagcccctggCACCCCACACGCGGGCAGGCGgcacctggctggcagctgcccgCCCCAGGGACAAGGCAGCCTGGCCACTTGTGTGCTGAGTCACTCGTGTGCCGAGCGCGGCGTGCTCAGCTCTGCCCGGGGGTGGTGGATGTCACCGAGGGccaggtggagcagcagcaTCAGTGGTGGGGTGTGCGTGAGCGTGCCTGGGTGATTTCACATGCTTGTGCTTGCATGGGAGTGTGAGTGGGTGTGTTTGCACGTGGCTGAGTGTGCCTGGGTATTCTTGCATGTGTGTGGTTTTGCACACGTCTGTTTGCACGTGGCTGAGTGTGTGTTTGCACACACGTGTGAGTGTGCAAGTGTCCGTAAGAGTGCTtacactggggggggggggggggcgtgaGGGTGCCTGGGTGTTTGTGCATGCGTCTGTTTGCATGTGCGTGCGTTTGCACACGAGTGTGCGTGTGCGCGTGCCCCCCGTGCCGTGccgcgcccccgccgccccgccccgccccgccggggccgtCCCGCTTACTCCCGGCGGACGTGGAGGGcggggccgagccgggccgggaCGAGCCGAGCTGGGACCCAGGTGGGTGCCGGGGGCCGGACAGGGTGCAGGAGCTGGccgggaccggggggggggggggcggtgtcCCGGGCCGGGGTCTCAGGGCTGCCGTCGGGGGTCTGCCCGGGCTGGCACCGGGGGCCTGGCACCGGGGGGGCTGGATCTGCTCGGGCTGGCACCGGGGGTCTCGGGGGGCTGGGTCCGTgccggggctggcagcgggggctgcggggttTGGCGCCGGGGATCTCcgtgggctggggctgccggcGCTGGCACCGGGGGTCTCCCGTGCTCCCGCTGCTGTCTGCCCCTCCAGCCTGCCCGCCGTTGCCAGCATCGGGCCGGGGCAGCCGGCGTGGGGGGGTCGGTGCCCGGGGGtccgccccggcccccgggTGGGGGCTGGCAGGTGCCGGGCAGGCGGGAGGACCCCCGGCGCCCCCCCCGCCACGGCCCTCGCCCGCcggcagccggggggggggctggcagagccaggcagggcCCCCGCCTCGTCCCGGCGCCTCTGGAAATGCAATTAGCGCCTGCCGCCCTCGGGCCAGGCCgccgggcagccccagctccgcGGCACCGCGCCCGGCCGGGGCCCCTGCCCGCTgccttgctgcctgctgctcgCTGCCTGCTGCCCGGACCCActccccaccctgcctgcccgggagggggctgcccctgcccgcagGAGCCCAGCGCAAGCCCCGGCTGGCCATGCCGGGCAGCAGGCAGACGTGCCCAGATCTGTGCCGGGCACTGTCACGCGTGCGTGCCCCCCTGGCCTGGCTCGTGTCGTGCCTGAGTAGGGCGGCAGAGCCTTGGGTGATTGAACCGAACCCCGGTGCCGTGGTGGGGCTTCTGTCCTCACCGGTGTCCCGGTGAGGCCCCGGCGGCCACAGCACAGGTGAAACCCGTCGGCCGTGCCGGGGGCCGATGACTGGCTTGGCTGGGCTTGCGCTTCGCACGCGGCACGGGGAGGTGCTGGCTGGCAAGTCTTGGCTGCTTGCAGCTACCCGGGGTTGCTGTGGCGTGGCCGGCGGGCAAGGCGGCGAGCTGCGTGTTGGCGCGATGCTCGCGATAACCATCGCCTCCCACTCCCTGGGGGGGAGCGTGCGGGTGCCGGCGCCAGAGGAACTGTGCCCCTGCGCCGTGGTGGGCACGCCGGTGTGGGCCCCTTGAGGGGATGTGGGCACCTGCTCAGCCAGatgcccccaccccaccccagctcctGTTTGCAGGGTGGTTCGAGAAGGGCCGGGGGCCAGACGGCGGGGGCTGTAGCAGAGAGGGAAACCGAGGCACAGGACCCTGTGACTCCCAGCTTCCCTGGTGCTCGGGAGCCTGCTGCCTGTTCAGGTTGCTCTGTCCAGCTGGCACCACCCTGGTGCTTGCCCCGTCCCCGCAAGACAGCTCTGTGCTTGCAGGCAGGAATGGGCAGAGCCCAGCGCCCTCTTGCCAGCGGGGCTCGGGGAGGCGTgggagggctgggtgctgctcaACCgggctgcctcagtttcccctcgGGCAGAGGCAGGAGTACTGCTCCTGGAGCCCATTTAATTTGGTGTTGGATTAATGGGGGCTTAAAAACTGGGGAGGGATGCGATTGGCCCATGAGCCCCCCCCCAATCACTGGGTCAAGCCAGGGGGGATCCCTTCGTGCCGTGCCAGGGTTGCCCTATGCCAATACTTGGGGGTCTCCAGATCCCGTCAGCAGCGCCGGGAGGGATCGTGGtctgggggctgcggggagggggctgtAACCTGAGCTGAGGTCTCGCTTCTCTGCCCTAGCCGCGGGGCCACCAGCCAGGCCCCGGCCATGAGCCGCacgctgctcctgctcctgctcctgctacgtggccccgccgccggccacCCCCCGCCCGCTGCCACCCCCCGCCTCAAGCTGGCCTTCCCCGGTGAGCGTGGGGggcacggggtggggggacgCAGGGTTGGGCATGGGTGAACCAGTGCCGTGTCAGCACCCGGCATCGTCCCGGGGGAGGGGAGCAtcccgggggggcgggggctgcACGGCAGGAGGGGTGCAAaaccccagcactgctgcctcaCCGGCACCAGCACTGCCTTCCCTGCAGGCTGCCAGGTTCCTCGCCTGATGCCAGCCCCCCCAAGGGCCACCTGCCTGCCCTCGGGGCCGTGCCTGCACTTGGGCCTCTGCTCTCAGTCCCGGCGTGTGCCAGCTTAGGTGTCTGTCTCCCCGCGGTGCGCTGTGGTGGCACTTCCTGGCCCCGGCTGTGCCGTGCTGTCCAGGGAGCTGGTGCCGTGTCCCAACTGGCCACCCCATGGGCTCCAGCGCAGCATGGGGGGGCTTTGTCCAGCAGCGGGTCCCAGCAAGCGCTCTCCTCGCAGCCTGACAAAGGGCTGTTTGTTCCTGCTGCGGTGGGATTAGCTCCGCAGGGCAGGGAATGGCCCCTTCTCCCCCACCGCCTGCCACCGGGGTGGGCAGTGCAGGGATGGGTGCTGGGGCCATGGGGATGGGTGCTGGGCTGACTCAGGGTTGGGTGCTGGGCAGTGCAGGGATGGGTGTCGGGATGGTGTGGGGATGGGTGCTGGACCGGCACCGGGTTGGTGAACCCAGTCGAGCCAGTGGGACAGGTCTGGGGGAAGGGGTGGCACAGCGTGGGGGCCATGGCCAGACCCAGGTCCGTCTGGGGCAAGGGTGCGTGCCGGGCAGCGGCGGGTGCCACagtggggctgggctgagcagtGCCGGCGGGTCCCAGCAGAGCTGCGGGCTCGCCACGGGCTGCGCCTCTTTGCCCTGGAGCGCTCGTGCTGCTACGAGGCCCTGCTGCTGGATGAGGAGCGTGGCCGCCTCTTCGCCGGCGCCCAGAaccacctcctctccctggccCTGGATGACATCAGCCAGCGGGACAGGAAGGTAACGGTGGGGGGGACACGCCGGCTGGGCGGCCCTGGGCACACCCCAGGGCTGTGAGTGTCCCCTTCTCCCCCCGCAGATCTACTGGCCGGCACCGGTGGAGTGGAGGGAGGAGTGCAACTGGGCCGGCAAGGACATCACCGTGAGTGCCAGGGGGTGCCAGGGGGAGCCTGCAGGGTGCCAGGGGGCTGCCCCAGCGCTGCCTCCCTATGCCTTCCACCCCCAGGCTGAGTGCATGAACTTCGTGAAGATACTGCACCCGTACAACCGGACCCACCTGTACGCCTGCGGCACCGGCGCCTTCCACCCCGTCTGCGCCTTCGTGGAGGCCAGCCAGCACGCAGAGGTGAgcccccccagccagcaccgCCACAGCCCCCGGCTGCCACCGCCTGCTCGCCTCCCATCCTTACCCCCCTCCAGGAGCCCTTCTTCAAGCTGGACCCCCGGCACACAGAGGACGGCAAGGGGAAGAGCCCCTACGACCCCCGGCACGCAGCTGCCTCCGTCCTCGTGGGTAAGGGAGAGCCGAGCCTGGCGCCGGGGGACAGTGAGGCAGGGGGGTACCGGGGGGTTCCCCGTAACGCTTCCCTCGGTGCCTGCCAGGCGAGGAGCTCTACTCCGGGGTGGCCACCGATCTGATGGGCCGTGACTTTACCATCTTCCGCAGCCTGGGCCGGCGTCCCTCCATCCGCACCGAACAGCACGACTCCCGCTGGCTCAATGGTCAGTGCCGGGGAGTGGGAGGGTGGCGGGGCTGCCGGCACACTGGTGTGGCATCGCTGTTCCCTGGAGGCATCGGGGCAGTGAGTCCTCTTGGCTTGGCCGCACTCTGTcctgagctgcctgcagagggTCCCTGTGCCCCTCACAGATTCCCGGTGCCCGGTGGGGTCCCAATCTCACCGTGCCTGTGCCCCGCAGCCGAGCTGGGGGGGGTCTGTGCCCTCCTGGGATCCCGGCAGGTGCCTCAGCACCCccggggagcagagctggcgGGAGCACTGGAGGTGgcacccctctgcccccagaGCCCAAGTTCGTGGCCGTTTTTTGGGTGCCGGAGAGCGAGGACCCTGACGATGACAAGATTTACTTCTTCTTCCGTGAGACGGCGGTGGAGCggcagcaggggctgggcaAGATCAGCTTTGCCCGCATCGGCCAGATCTGCCGGGTGAGAGCATCCACaggtgggctgggggtgcccggAGGTgccacctgctgctgctgacatcGGTACCCTCCCTCTCCCGGCAGAATGACGTCGGCGGGCAGCGCAGCCTGGTGAACAAGTGGACAACATTCCTGAAAGCTCGACTCATCTGCGCCGTGCCGGGAACCGATGGGACGGACACTCACTTCGATGAGCTCCGTGAGTGTGGGAgggggcagccccccaggaTGCCCACAGGCGGCCCTGGCACGTCGTGGCTGCGCTGATGCCCTCCTGGCTTGCAGGGGACGTCTTCCTGCTGCAGACAAGGGACAAGCGCAACCCCCTGGTCTACACCGTCTTCTCCACCTCCAGGTcaagccccctccccgccagcccccaCCCCCGTGCCCAGCGGCATCCCCCTTGCCTCTCACACtgtcccctctctctccctccagctCCATTTTCCAGGGCTCGGCAGTCTGCGTCTACACCATGGCCGACATCCGCCGGGCTTTCCTGGGCCCCTTCGCACACAAGGAGGGTCCCAACTACCAGTGGGTGTCGTACCAGGGGCGTGTGCCATACCCCCGCCCGGGCATGGTACGTCTGCCGTGGTGTCCCGGCTGGTGCCACCGGTGGGATGCCGGTACCCGGGGTGGGGGCGGTGGGGAGTGAGACCCCACTAAGCCAGAGCCGCCTCCCCGCAGTGCCCCAGCAAAACCTTCGGCACCTTGGGCTCCACCAAGGACTTCCCGGACGAGGTGATCCAGTTCGCCCGGCACCACCCACTGATGTACAACCCGGTGCTGCCCCACGGCCAGCGCCCTCTCTTCCTGCAAGCCACCGTGCCCTACACCTTTACCCGCATCGCTGTGGACCGCGTCACTGCTGCTGACGGCCACTACGATGTCCTCTTCATCGGCACAGGCATGTGGTGActctggggctggggcaggggcagagagctgggggacaccggggctgggacccccgtcctcatccctccctgcctgcagatgTGGGCACGGTACTGAAGGTGGTCTCGGCGCCCACGGAGAGCTGGCACCGCATGGAGccgctgctgctggaggagctgcaggtcTTCCAGGTGAGGGGGGGCTCcgcacccccccagcacccccttGTGCTGCCCATGTTCTGGGTTGTGCCAGGGCTGAGACGTGGGAGCCGGCAGCCCGGACGCCTGGTTGCCCCCTGGCACACTCTAACTCCTGCCTGCACTCTGCCTGCAGGATGCCTCCCCCATCACCAGCCTGCAGCTCTCCTCCAAGCGGGTAAGGGAGGACCCCGGGTGGGTCCCCGTGTCCCACCATGGCTCTGCCCGGCCCCGTGCTGCAGCGTGGGGGTGCTCAGGTCTGGTCTCTCTCACCCCCCCAGCAACAGCTCTATGCTGGCTCAGCCGCAGCGCTGGCCCAGCTGCCCCTGCACCGCTGTGGTGCCTATGGCAAAGCCTGTGCCGAGTGTTGCCTGGCCCGGGACCCGTACTGTGCCTGGGATGGCACCACCTGCACCCGCTACGTGCCCAACACCAAGAGGTAGGTGATCCGCCGGGGCACGGCTCTGGAGCGGTCAACCTGCCCTGAGGCCACGGTGAGGGGCGCAGGTTGTGGTCCcgcagcccctgctcccctgccacCTTCCCACAGGCGTTTCCGCCGGCAGGACGTCCGCAACGGTGACCCCAACGTGCTCTGCTCTGAAGGTGAGCCGTGACCCAGCTGGGGGGGGTCAGCCctgccgggccgggggggctgaCGGCCGGGCCATGTCCCCCCAGACCCGCGACGGGGCAGTGTGCCCCAGAAGCAGCTCTACGGGGTGGAGGGCAGCACCGCCTTCCTGGAGTGCGTTCCCAAATCCCTGCAAGCCCACGTCCTCTGGACGTACCAGCGCACCCCAGATGACCCCCAGCAAGAGGTAGGCTCTCCCCAGCTGGGTGCCGCTGGCGGGGCCGTGCCCTACCGACCTCACCACCCATCCCCGCGGCTGCCGCAGGTACAGGTGGACGAGCGGGTGGTGCGGACGGAGCGGGGCATCCTGCTGCGCAGCGTGCAGCGCGCCGATGCCGGTCTCTACCTCTGCCACGCCACCGAGCACGGCTTCACCCAGCCCCTGCTGCGGCTTTCGCTGGAGGTGATCGGTGCCCGGCAGGCAGCGGGCACGGCCCCCGCCGGAGACCCCCAGCTCGCCGCCGGGTCCCCCGGCCGCAAGGTCTGGTACCGGGACTTCCTCCAGCTGGTGGAGCGCCCGCCGCTGGGGGCCGCAGACCGGGTCTGCCAGCGGCTCTGGAGCCGGGGGAGACCCCCGCAGCCCGCCCGCGCTCACGCCGGACCCCCCGGCCGCGGGCAGGGCGAGGAGCCGCGCAAAGCCCGCCACCGGCGCACCCACGAGGGGCAGCGGGCCGAGCGGGGCCCCCGCAGTGCATCCCCCTGGTGACCCCGGGGCCGGCCCCGGGTGCCGGGCTCGGCCTAGgagcggggctgcgggcaggggcgAAGCCCCCCGCCGGCCTCGGCAGCGCTGGAGCTGGGCGCAGGCAgcggcggggggctgcagctCGGGGGCCGGGAGGGCAGCCAGGCtgaccgcccccccccccccccccgaggggCCGCCGGCTCCAGCAccagtggcgggggggggggacgacacccagctggctgctggcacCGCAGAGTCACCGAAATATTTATTAACAACTGTTACGGATTGAATGTAAAACTGCCCCAgcgggggggcagcggggccaggctgtgtcccgtcccccccggGCATGGCACCGCGGGGGGATGGGGCAGTAGGGCCACCCTCGGGTCCcaggggggctgcgggcaggagcGGGACCCCAGAGGGGCAGGACGGGCGCTGGCGGGATTGCGGGGGGCCCGGCAGGAGAAGGggtgcccggggagggggagatgCGCGGGGGCACGGAGGTGGTGCGCAGCGCCCCGGGTGCAGAGCAGtggcgcgggggggggggcgggggggcttGTACTAATTGAGCACAATAAAGCTGAGGATTCAGCCCAGGGTCCCGCGTGTGCCCCAGAACCCCACGGAGCACTcggggtgggcaggggggtgcCCTACAGCGGGGAGCCCCGCTGGCACCCTGAGCCGGTAGAG encodes:
- the SEMA3B gene encoding semaphorin-3B isoform X3, with protein sequence MSRTLLLLLLLLRGPAAGHPPPAATPRLKLAFPAELRARHGLRLFALERSCCYEALLLDEERGRLFAGAQNHLLSLALDDISQRDRKIYWPAPVEWREECNWAGKDITAECMNFVKILHPYNRTHLYACGTGAFHPVCAFVEASQHAEEPFFKLDPRHTEDGKGKSPYDPRHAAASVLVGEELYSGVATDLMGRDFTIFRSLGRRPSIRTEQHDSRWLNEPKFVAVFWVPESEDPDDDKIYFFFRETAVERQQGLGKISFARIGQICRNDVGGQRSLVNKWTTFLKARLICAVPGTDGTDTHFDELRDVFLLQTRDKRNPLVYTVFSTSSSIFQGSAVCVYTMADIRRAFLGPFAHKEGPNYQWVSYQGRVPYPRPGMCPSKTFGTLGSTKDFPDEVIQFARHHPLMYNPVLPHGQRPLFLQATVPYTFTRIAVDRVTAADGHYDVLFIGTDVGTVLKVVSAPTESWHRMEPLLLEELQVFQDASPITSLQLSSKRQQLYAGSAAALAQLPLHRCGAYGKACAECCLARDPYCAWDGTTCTRYVPNTKRRFRRQDVRNGDPNVLCSEDPRRGSVPQKQLYGVEGSTAFLECVPKSLQAHVLWTYQRTPDDPQQEVQVDERVVRTERGILLRSVQRADAGLYLCHATEHGFTQPLLRLSLEVIGARQAAGTAPAGDPQLAAGSPGRKVWYRDFLQLVERPPLGAADRVCQRLWSRGRPPQPARAHAGPPGRGQGEEPRKARHRRTHEGQRAERGPRSASPW
- the SEMA3B gene encoding semaphorin-3B isoform X1; its protein translation is MGRGATSQAPAMSRTLLLLLLLLRGPAAGHPPPAATPRLKLAFPAELRARHGLRLFALERSCCYEALLLDEERGRLFAGAQNHLLSLALDDISQRDRKIYWPAPVEWREECNWAGKDITAECMNFVKILHPYNRTHLYACGTGAFHPVCAFVEASQHAEEPFFKLDPRHTEDGKGKSPYDPRHAAASVLVGEELYSGVATDLMGRDFTIFRSLGRRPSIRTEQHDSRWLNEPKFVAVFWVPESEDPDDDKIYFFFRETAVERQQGLGKISFARIGQICRNDVGGQRSLVNKWTTFLKARLICAVPGTDGTDTHFDELRDVFLLQTRDKRNPLVYTVFSTSSSIFQGSAVCVYTMADIRRAFLGPFAHKEGPNYQWVSYQGRVPYPRPGMCPSKTFGTLGSTKDFPDEVIQFARHHPLMYNPVLPHGQRPLFLQATVPYTFTRIAVDRVTAADGHYDVLFIGTDVGTVLKVVSAPTESWHRMEPLLLEELQVFQDASPITSLQLSSKRQQLYAGSAAALAQLPLHRCGAYGKACAECCLARDPYCAWDGTTCTRYVPNTKRRFRRQDVRNGDPNVLCSEDPRRGSVPQKQLYGVEGSTAFLECVPKSLQAHVLWTYQRTPDDPQQEVQVDERVVRTERGILLRSVQRADAGLYLCHATEHGFTQPLLRLSLEVIGARQAAGTAPAGDPQLAAGSPGRKVWYRDFLQLVERPPLGAADRVCQRLWSRGRPPQPARAHAGPPGRGQGEEPRKARHRRTHEGQRAERGPRSASPW
- the SEMA3B gene encoding semaphorin-3B isoform X2 encodes the protein MGRGATSQAPAMSRTLLLLLLLLRGPAAGHPPPAATPRLKLAFPELRARHGLRLFALERSCCYEALLLDEERGRLFAGAQNHLLSLALDDISQRDRKIYWPAPVEWREECNWAGKDITAECMNFVKILHPYNRTHLYACGTGAFHPVCAFVEASQHAEEPFFKLDPRHTEDGKGKSPYDPRHAAASVLVGEELYSGVATDLMGRDFTIFRSLGRRPSIRTEQHDSRWLNEPKFVAVFWVPESEDPDDDKIYFFFRETAVERQQGLGKISFARIGQICRNDVGGQRSLVNKWTTFLKARLICAVPGTDGTDTHFDELRDVFLLQTRDKRNPLVYTVFSTSSSIFQGSAVCVYTMADIRRAFLGPFAHKEGPNYQWVSYQGRVPYPRPGMCPSKTFGTLGSTKDFPDEVIQFARHHPLMYNPVLPHGQRPLFLQATVPYTFTRIAVDRVTAADGHYDVLFIGTDVGTVLKVVSAPTESWHRMEPLLLEELQVFQDASPITSLQLSSKRQQLYAGSAAALAQLPLHRCGAYGKACAECCLARDPYCAWDGTTCTRYVPNTKRRFRRQDVRNGDPNVLCSEDPRRGSVPQKQLYGVEGSTAFLECVPKSLQAHVLWTYQRTPDDPQQEVQVDERVVRTERGILLRSVQRADAGLYLCHATEHGFTQPLLRLSLEVIGARQAAGTAPAGDPQLAAGSPGRKVWYRDFLQLVERPPLGAADRVCQRLWSRGRPPQPARAHAGPPGRGQGEEPRKARHRRTHEGQRAERGPRSASPW